Proteins encoded within one genomic window of Humulus lupulus chromosome 1, drHumLupu1.1, whole genome shotgun sequence:
- the LOC133834459 gene encoding uncharacterized protein LOC133834459, protein MGKFRGVQLPTNGYAGNVACNNAEAVVESIPSAEFSVNDVEKSIKSTICRENGEQLRNSMQNENGFLPSLMPSNAKKDHEGRNVAEATKDLGSSSTCKSISMSLVLLFKMF, encoded by the exons ATGGGGAAGTTTAG GGGGGTTCAGCTTCCAACTAATGGTTATGCTGGGAATGTGGCTTGTAACAATGCTGAAGCTGTTGTGGAGTCTATTCCTTCTGCAGAATTTTCAGTGAATGATGTTGAGAAATCTATCAAGTCCactatttgtagagagaatggtgAACAGTTAAG GAACTCAATGCAAAATGAGAATGGATTTCTTCCAAGTTTGATGCCCTCAAATGCTAAAAAGGATCATGAGGGGAGAAATGTTGCCGAG gctACTAAAGATTTAGGCTCAAGTTCAACCTGTAAGTCAATATCCATGTCACTTGTCTTATTGTTTAAAATGTTTTGA
- the LOC133834469 gene encoding ATP-dependent 6-phosphofructokinase 5, chloroplastic-like gives MHTIRYFDGKTYKWVGISRQPNIIGKVKRTLEQFTPAQWDKDEWHPLLGPWCFIQVDIVVANSNSYNPRVQLISSRQSFSFASSLDLERGINMLFVLGGNRTHAGANVIHKECCRRGVKVAVVGVPKTIDNDILLMDKTFGFDTVVEEAQRAINSAYIEAHSAYHGIGIAKLMGRSSGFITMHASLASGQIDICLIPEVPFHLHGPHGVLRHLKYLIETKGSAMVCVAEGAGQKL, from the exons ATGCATACTATTAGGTACTTTGATGGAAAAACGTACAAGTGGGTTGGGATAAGCCGTCAGCCTAATATTATTGGAAAA GTCAAAAGAACATTAGAACAATTTACACCAGCTCAGTGGGACAAAGATGAGTGGCATCCCCTGCTTGGTCCATGGTGTTTCATTCAA gttgatattGTGGTGGCTAATAGCAATTCCTACAATCCGCGAGTACAACTCATATCTTCAAGACAG AGCTTCTCATTTGCATCAAGTTTGGACTTG GAAAGAGGAATCAACATGCTTTTTGTGCTGGGTGGGAACAGAACTCATGCTGGGGCAAATGTAATTCACAAAGAG TGCTGTAGAAGAGGGGTAAAGGTGGCTGTTGTTGGCGTCCCCAAAACTATAGACAATGATATTTTGCTGATGGACAAAACTTTTGGGTTTGACACTGTTGTTGAGGAAGCACAACGAGCCATTAATTCAGCTTACATCGAG GCACATAGTGCATACCATGGTATAGGAATTGCAAAGTTGATGGGTCGTAGCAGTGGATTTATTACTATGCATGCATCCCTGGCTAGTGGACAAATCGATATATGCTTGATACCAGAG GTACCTTTCCATTTACATGGTCCTCATGGTGTTTTGCGGCATCTGAAATACCTCATTGAGACAAAAGGATCAGCAATGGTCTGTGTTGCTGAGGGAGCAGGGCAG AAACTGTGA